The Bacteroidales bacterium genome window below encodes:
- a CDS encoding endonuclease produces the protein MNKIFILFLVVLISEISWSQIPTGYYNGTQGLVGDALRMKLRQIISNGHTQNSYDNLYVLFRQTDNWGGDTVWDMYSIKANGTANYWYRYNQNEECGTYNSEGDCYNREHSIPQSWFNGNYPMYADLFILYPTDGYVNNRRSNYPFGQVGSTTWTSTNGSKLGSSNFSGYSGTVFEPIDAYKGDFARTYFYAVTRYDVSSWSGDSFSGDNLSAWSKNLFLKWDSIDPVSPKEIARNNAAYSIQHNRNPYIDHPEFVKAVFLGILYSPENELPEISVTPNPSADFINIGVLTQYPYTIALIDQTGRKVMAIENATANTSVDIHALENGIYFIMLEGKGFSTYKKFVKIGE, from the coding sequence ATGAATAAGATTTTTATATTATTTTTAGTTGTATTAATTAGTGAAATAAGTTGGTCTCAAATACCGACAGGTTATTATAATGGGACTCAGGGTTTAGTAGGAGATGCTTTGCGTATGAAGTTGCGCCAGATCATTTCGAACGGTCATACACAAAATAGTTACGATAATTTATATGTGTTATTCCGTCAAACCGATAATTGGGGTGGCGATACCGTGTGGGATATGTATTCTATAAAAGCGAATGGAACTGCTAATTATTGGTATCGATATAATCAGAATGAAGAATGCGGAACTTATAATTCTGAAGGAGATTGTTATAATCGTGAACATTCTATCCCACAAAGTTGGTTTAATGGCAACTATCCGATGTATGCCGATTTATTTATACTTTATCCAACCGATGGATATGTTAATAATCGTCGTTCAAACTATCCTTTTGGTCAAGTAGGAAGTACTACTTGGACATCGACTAATGGAAGTAAATTAGGAAGTAGCAATTTTTCTGGCTATAGCGGAACTGTATTTGAACCCATTGATGCATATAAGGGCGATTTTGCACGAACCTATTTTTATGCGGTTACTCGTTATGATGTTAGTTCATGGTCGGGCGATTCGTTTTCGGGCGATAACCTTTCGGCTTGGTCGAAAAACCTTTTTTTGAAATGGGATAGCATAGACCCTGTTAGCCCCAAAGAAATTGCACGCAACAATGCCGCTTATTCTATACAGCACAACCGCAATCCATATATTGACCATCCTGAATTTGTGAAAGCTGTTTTTCTTGGCATTTTATATTCTCCCGAAAACGAACTTCCTGAAATTTCTGTAACGCCTAATCCCTCAGCCGATTTTATTAACATTGGTGTTTTAACCCAATATCCTTATACTATTGCTCTCATAGACCAGACCGGACGCAAGGTGATGGCTATAGAAAACGCTACAGCCAATACTTCGGTTGATATTCATGCCCTCGAAAACGGTATATATTTCATTATGCTCGAAGGCAAAGGCTTTTCAACTTACAAAAAATTTGTGAAGATAGGGGAATAG
- the xth gene encoding exodeoxyribonuclease III: MNVYSYNLNGIRAALNKGLIAWIIEKKPDLISFQELKATPEQFDASEFEHLGYYCLWNPADKKGYSGVATLSIEKPLHYSFGMNNELFDIEGRIIRTDFQNFTHVSVYVPSGSMGDTRQDFKMSFLDAFYRYIKNLLNEKPKLIISGDFNICHKPIDINHPERHENVSGFLPEERAWLDSFLQLGLIDSFRVFNQQPHQYSWWSYRQQARAKNLGWRIDYHFVSKALEKNLVNAVIHSDVLHSDHCPVEAQFKF, encoded by the coding sequence ATGAATGTATATTCTTATAATTTAAATGGCATTCGGGCTGCTTTAAACAAAGGTTTAATAGCTTGGATCATAGAAAAAAAGCCCGATTTAATCAGTTTTCAGGAATTGAAAGCAACACCAGAACAGTTCGATGCAAGCGAATTTGAGCATTTGGGGTATTATTGTTTGTGGAATCCAGCCGATAAAAAAGGTTATAGCGGGGTAGCTACGTTAAGTATAGAAAAACCATTACATTATTCGTTTGGCATGAACAATGAATTGTTTGATATTGAAGGACGCATTATTAGAACCGATTTTCAAAATTTTACACATGTGAGTGTATATGTGCCATCGGGTAGCATGGGCGATACACGGCAAGATTTTAAAATGAGCTTTTTAGATGCTTTTTATCGTTACATAAAAAATCTTTTAAATGAAAAGCCTAAACTCATAATTAGTGGCGATTTTAATATATGTCATAAACCTATAGATATTAACCATCCTGAAAGGCACGAAAATGTATCCGGCTTTTTGCCAGAAGAACGTGCTTGGCTGGATTCATTTTTGCAACTTGGACTTATTGATTCATTTAGAGTTTTTAATCAGCAACCTCATCAATATAGTTGGTGGAGTTATAGGCAACAAGCTCGTGCCAAGAATTTAGGTTGGCGTATCGATTATCATTTTGTGTCGAAAGCTTTGGAGAAAAACCTTGTTAATGCCGTTATTCATAGTGATGTATTGCATTCTGACCATTGCCCGGTTGAAGCCCAGTTTAAATTTTAG
- a CDS encoding alpha/beta fold hydrolase, with amino-acid sequence MRRLIFLFVVVLLFTSSCLKMDDFLYNPNEHPIDHYALQNYTGEVEFRLPDTMALADSMIHLFTINSNDNGDIKKIYALYLGDISRIATDTVILYCHGNKDHLDFYYPRAQLLAWVGGKHHYGVMTFDYRGFGLSEGKPSESALYADADAAMQWLLQHGLTNDRLIIYGFSMGTAPATELSAKPRSMIPSKIILEAPFASAEVFYQDATGLAMPGSTVMDLKIDNAEEIKSVQQPFLWFHGINDDFISMKTHGEVVFKNYHGIKKYAVRTPDANHSDIPVLLTFDRYRVILNHFILGDLQYDDLVKPQ; translated from the coding sequence ATGCGAAGATTAATATTTTTGTTTGTAGTCGTATTGTTGTTTACGTCATCGTGCCTAAAAATGGACGATTTTTTATATAATCCGAATGAACATCCCATAGACCATTATGCCTTGCAGAACTATACAGGTGAGGTAGAGTTTCGATTACCCGACACTATGGCATTGGCTGATTCGATGATTCATTTATTTACTATCAATTCGAATGATAACGGCGATATTAAAAAAATCTATGCCTTGTATTTGGGCGATATTTCGCGTATTGCAACTGACACGGTTATTTTATATTGTCATGGTAACAAAGACCATCTCGATTTTTATTATCCGCGTGCACAACTCTTAGCATGGGTAGGGGGTAAGCATCATTACGGAGTGATGACGTTCGATTATCGGGGGTTTGGTTTATCGGAAGGGAAGCCCAGCGAAAGTGCTTTATATGCCGATGCCGATGCCGCTATGCAATGGCTTTTGCAACATGGATTAACCAACGATAGGCTCATTATTTATGGTTTTAGTATGGGCACTGCTCCTGCCACCGAATTATCAGCAAAACCTCGTTCCATGATACCCTCTAAAATAATTTTAGAAGCTCCTTTTGCTTCTGCCGAAGTATTTTATCAAGATGCTACAGGCTTAGCCATGCCCGGTTCTACTGTAATGGATTTAAAAATCGATAATGCCGAAGAAATAAAATCGGTTCAACAACCTTTTTTATGGTTTCATGGAATAAATGACGACTTTATCTCGATGAAAACTCATGGCGAAGTAGTATTTAAAAATTATCATGGCATAAAAAAATATGCTGTTAGAACCCCTGACGCTAATCATTCAGATATTCCAGTTTTACTTACCTTTGACCGATATAGGGTAATTTTGAATCATTTTATACTTGGCGATTTACAATACGATGACTTAGTAAAACCGCAATAA